The nucleotide sequence CTTGTCATCCTCCATGATCAAAGAAGAGCTAGAAGCTAGCTATAGTTGATTTCCCCCCTTTATAATGAGGATCTTGAAATATTTTATTCTTCATGATtgatactctttttttttttttgtagaattaGAAATTTCTTATTGTCTTGGTTCATTCACATTGAAATTTTGCAGGGTCGTTAAATGCCAATTAGGACATTTTAGATGTTAATCATGTATCTGTTTCTTCTTAGTTGACTACTTTCAGCTATCTTTGATTGTTTCACATTCCTATATTTTGTTGCACTGGTTTGGTTAATAATGCGATATTGTGTTCAAAGTGGAGTTTGCTGTGAAACTAGATACATTTATTTTTCTTCTGTCAATCTTTGTTTGTATCAGTTGGCCCCCTACTATGATAGAATAGTGTCTTGTTTATTCCATGCTTCTCTATCGACATTGTGAGGAGTACTTGGTCCTTCTGTACATTCTTTTTTGACTGTTCATATATCATTTAATCTACTCTGCAAGTGTGTCTACTATCAAACTCATTGACATGTTGATTATGATATGCCTGAGTAATATCCGAGTCATTCAGTTAGTTTGgtgctatatatatataggggGTAAGTAAAGTACATGAAGTACAGATTAATGTGAACTCTAAGTAAGAATACCATACTCTGATTAACTtatctttttcttcatttttcatTATAAAGCTAATTCCTTCTGAACGAATTTCCTGTCATTACTTTCAATCTAAAGGAGACTTCACACATTGTTTCAATAACTGCTTCATCTTGTCTTGGTTGGATGGAATATGTTTTCCTGGAATAATACACCATCTTAACCCAAATAACAACCTCAGTAAACAAGACATAGTTCAGTTTCATTCTGCTAGTGATGAAACGCCATTTTACCCATTTACATGCAGACTTTTCTTGGTGTCTTTATGAAGATCATCAAATTAGTTTCTATGTGATATACAAGCCATCTAATTAAAGATGGAAAGTATTAGTCACAAGAAGTAATCTCATTATGTTTTCCATTTTTGTAACGTTTCTGAGACATGGAAGATTCAAGTATGCTTTTCGGTGTACTACTATCAAACATTTGGTTTTCTTGTTTCATTGCTTCCCAGGTGATTTTCATCGTGCCATTTGCCATACTAGAGAACTGGTATCGTTCTTCAGTGTTTATGAAAACTAAAACTCTGACTTTTAATTTGTTACTACTGATTACTAAAGAGACTTCCCAAACTTGTCGTTTGTCAGATTCAGTAGATAGAAACCCTGTTGATTCGTGTTGATCTCCCCTATGTTGTTCGTGCATACACCATCAACTACCTACCAACTTTCCTTTAACAAGGACTGACCCCATTTGGTAGTTTGAGATCATGTTGGTTTGTTGCTTGATAAGATTTAAGTTGGTTGTaaccaactcaaattcaaagtccCTTGATGTATCATGAATGTCTTGCCTATGGTTCAGGTGGCAACCATGCCTTGGTGACAGTCTTAACTTGCAGTGCAAGGACAGATTTCTGATCCAAATGCAATTCACATGCCTTCCTTTTGCACTCTTGAAATTTGATAGGCTCTCAGAGAAGGGCTATTTATTTGCATTATATCATTAAAAAGAGAGAGACAGCGTGAGAGAGAAAGGTGCCACTGCCATTGTTTGGTTGTATACTAATGATTCTGTAACAAACTAAATGCACATGGTCTGCATTTAACTCCTTGTCTAGACAGTAACGTGTTACTGGCAAAGTTGGAGATATAGACAACAAGAGTTTTGATATATGAGGTTGCATCAGATCATATACATTGGCATTTTGTTTCATTTGCTGTTTCAATATGACTTCTTTGACCTGGGCAAATAATTAGAAGATATAAAACACACAAAGTAAATCCTTTCAGTCCTAAGGTTTGCAGTTATAACCTTACTGTAAACATTCTCTTCCAAATGGAACAGTCTTTTCTTTTTCTGCAAACACTAAATTTCATAATGCATGAGCTACCACTAAGTTCATGATCAGCAGTGGTAATGTAGAGCAGAGGGAGGAGACAAACAGCTGTAACGATGAGTATTCTATCGATGGCCTTGAAGATGCTCCTGGATCTACTTCTTCCAAGGATGATGGACATAATATGCAGAGCGACACACAAGCTCTTGTAGAGAATGTAACAACTACTTGTAAGACAACCAGAAAAGTCGACGTTCAAACAACTTTTATGTTCAGTGATCTTGTGGTGATCACCTTTGAGGCATTGATATGTTTCAGTGTATTTTGCTCTTATACTAGTGTAGTTGTGTTGTGGTAGATGAAGTTATAATGCTCCAGCATTTTTTATCACCATATAGATTGACCTCTGGCAAACATAACACGATGCCGTGATATAACAACATCCTAACCTATTTACACCATATGTAGATGCATAAAACTTACTCATTGTGTCCTCTCGGGACGGTccagtggctagcacatgaggtgttgacACCATGAAATCTGGGGTTCGAATTCGACAAAGCCGAGATAAATGCCTCTATAAACTTACTCATTGTGAGTCCCCATAAGACGGACAGATGATTATTACATAGGACGTTGTCATCAAGAGGTCTAGAGGTCAATTTCTGACAACGAAATACTTGTCAGATTTCTACTCTTTCTCGTGTAATAGTCAATATTCAAAAGGTAAAAAAGAAGTCATTTGTGATTTTTCTCTCTACAAATAATTATGAGGCTGGTTGTGTGGGGAGTCCGAGATCAAAGACCTTTTTGCCACTAATAAAGCTTAGTGCAAGTTTTAGTATATATGCTAGCTTGAAGAGTAGCCTAGTTTATGCTCTTTCAGTGAATATAAAGTTCTTGCTAGTGTTATTCCTCAACTAGCAACATAATTATTCATAAATCAGAATAGTTCATATATATTTCTCAGCTTTGGAGGTTGgctaatcaaaattttcttttgctATATTGCGCATTTCAATTCCAAGTCTACTTTCTTAcaattcttcttttaatttttaaactgcCGAATCTGCTTGATCCAttactatgattttttttttaaaaaaaaaatagttgataCAGTATACATTCAGTGGATCATCATTGAACTCCATAACATCTATTGCCCTTTTTATTTATTATCCAAGCATTTTTCACAATATTAGATCAACTTCTCAATCCTTGCAATCACtgggaaataaaatgaaatatatATCAAACAGCAAGCAAAATCAGTCTAAATGCTGTCGAAGATTTTATGCTGATAGCTCTGCAAAAACAAGAAGATtttgaagaaatacaagacgtgGAACTGTAGATCGGTTTCTCTCAGAGCATGCTGTCGATTCGGGAAGGAAGCCTCTTGAAGAAATTGCTCGGCGCCGACGGCAGCTTGCTCCTAAATCTCGGGTGGCGCAGCGCGTAGAATCCGGCGAGCAGCGCCACCACCTGGAACGGCGTCATGTAGAGCGCCAGCGCCGCCACCAAGCAGAACACCACGAACAGCGCGGTGGCCCGCGGGTCTCTCCAGCTCAGCAGCGACTGCAGCCTCTCCCCCTGAGTCGCCACGTCGCCCACCACCGTCTGTATCCTTCCTGCCACGCTCCGCAGCCGGTCGTAGCGCATCCGCACCACGTCGTGGGGCTTCGACGTCGGGAACGTGTCGAATTCCTCGTCCAGCTCGTCCGGGTGGATCGCCTCCGCCCACGACAGCTTCGCGTCCATGTGCGCCGGGTGCCGCGGCCGCCACCGGAAGTTCCACACCCCGATCAAAAACATGTACAAGAACACGGTGGGGAGGATCAGCTCCGGGTAGCATATCAATATCACAAACAGGACGTGGACGAGCAGAGTGGTCACCGGATTCCGCCACCGCCGCACCTCCTCCAGCCAGCGGAACACTCCGATGGTCCCCGACAGCAGAGACATGATCCGGAAGAAGTTGGCCTTGCTCCGCCGCATGCTCCACATGTGCGAGTCCACGTCCAGCATGTACTCCACCGCCTCCTTGCGCAGCGGCGGTTCTGCTCGGCCCAGCCGCGCCGCCACGATGCTCATCGCCTGGTAGCGCAGGCTATCCACCTGCGTGATCGTGAATGGGTGTATGTAGTGCATCTTCGGCAGCAGAGGATGCATGTAGAGATAGATGACGCCGACGATGGAGAGGCAAGTGAAGCGCACGGCGAGGTGGAGCTCTCCCATCTTCTTCACTCCGGACGGCTGCAGCACCACCAGTGGGTGCGTGTGCGTGTAGATCCGATCCATCTCCAGCGTCGACAGCCGAATCCTCACTTTCCCAATCCTCGTATCTTTTGCCGTCGCCGGCGCCGGCTTCTCTCCGACGTGGCAGTTGTCGAACACGGCGAAGGTGATTACGGTGCAGGGGTCGTAGACTTCCCACGTGTACTGCTCGTTCCACTTTGGGTTGAAGCTGTCGATGACCGTCCTGGTGCGGACCCATTTCTGGCTGTACTTGGCGACGCAGTAGGCGTCGGTGGTTCCCCGGCCGTCCTTGGACTTCATCGGAGTTAGTCCTTGCGCGCTGAGGATGCCCACCTCCAGAACGCCGACGGGCTGCTTCCAAAGCTGCCGCGCCGTCGGCCGGATGTCGCTGATGTACATCGTGCTCTCGTCCATGACGTGGTAGGCGCCTTCGAGGCAGACGCGGAGGTGCACTCTGCTCGagaacttgagctccttcctcGTCTCGCCCCCCTCCAGCACCGCCAACCCGAACCGCTCCATGTTGAACCACCGGGAGTGCACCGGCCGGTGGTCGAGCCTCCGCTCGAAGAGCGTCATCGGGAGCACAAGCCGACCGAGGAGCTCGTCCTTGGTGGGGCTCACCCGGTCCTCGACGGTGAGCACCAGGTGCTCCTCGAACGGCTCCGCCGCCACGAACACCAAGTCCTCGTTCCACGTCGGATTGGTGGTCTTGGCGGCGCAGACTTTAGTCTTCAGCACCTGGTTGCCCACCTGCGCCTTGATGAAGGCCTCCGGCAGGCGGCCCTTCTCGTTGGGGGCCACGTCCTGCGCCTCGATGACGTTGACACGGAGGTACCAGAGCTTGGGGGACACGTAGACCTTGGAGCGGATGTTGACGACGCCCTCCCCCTGCACCGACGCCGCGTCGGAGTGCCACGCCTCCGGGAACGCCTCGTCGGCCTGCGTCCCCATCCACACCGCCACCATGACCTCTCCCCTCACCTTGGACTCCCCGCGCTGATCCTCCAGCCGGTACCACTGCGGAGCCAACGGACTGTCGGGCGGCACACGCGTCGGGACCTCGTTGAGGTCGAACACCACCCGGCCAATGATGTCGTCGCGGCCGACCATCTCGCGGTCGCGGACGAAGACCTCGAGGGCAGTGGACTGGACGTGTTCCTTGGAGAAGGCGAAGACGTGGTTCCACTCCGGGTTGGTGCGCTTGTCGAAGTGGCGCGTGGTGCCCTTGTAGTTTCCGAGCTTGACCTCGACGTAGGGATCGAGGCTGCCGGTGACGGGGTTGGGGGGAAGGTCCTTGGCCTTCACCACGCGCGCGTACAGGTAGTACATCTGTTCGACGAGGTCGTAGGTGCTGGTGAGCTTGTCGCCGGTCACCATCCCGAACCAGCCGCTGCTCCGTTGGTGCGGCCACCTCTCACCCAGGTTCGGGCTCGTGTCCTTCAACTTGTACTCGTCGCCGCGTCCCGGTTGGTTTTGCTGGTTCGCCATGGATTAGCTACTCTGCTCTGCTCTGCTTTGCTCCACTATATCAGCCTGTTTCAGAGAAGAATTTCGACTTCTATTTGGAACAGTAGGAACATCGAATGCTTGCTTTCATGGTCATTTCCCGAAGGCATCGAATCGGATTCAATACCGAGGACGTGGTTTTTTGTTCTTTCGAGATGTGCAGTTCTTCTTCTACGCAACACTGTCTTCAATTCATCAAGAACAAactcaaataaatttttaccttGGCAACCAAATCTTAAACTTACAAATTTACCTCCGTTGCTTCGTCGATCTTGTAGCAGGGATCACCGTTTTCGAGTGTGTTTCTTCGTTGCAATTCGTGCAGGGAAGAAGATGACTGCTTTCATGGAGAAATTAATCTCCGCTGAGATGAGAGTGAAGTGTCGAAGGAGGAAGGGCTCGATCTTTTCTTTATTTAAAAGAAGGAAGAAAgtggaggaataaagtaaaaaaaatgatcaTTTAGACAACTCGTATGAGCGACTTCACTGTTTATTGTGTCACAAGGTGAGGAAAAAAACATACAATTACTGGCTCTGGTAGATTTGTTTCTGGATTGACTAAAAAAGCTTCTATTGTGCTTCTAGCCAGGTCGATTATTCCATGCACACTTCCACAAAGAATTGATTCTTAAATACACGATCCAAAAGCTTTAGACTTTAGACTATCATTTCTTCGAGCTTTATTCTGTATGCTTTAATTAAATACTGAAAAGGCTCTTTAACCATTGTAATTTCCTAGCAGCAACAATAACCTGGATTACTAAACTGTTATTATATATAGTTTGTGTTATGCTCAAACTCTGATAAGCTAAGCATCACGTTTGACATCATCATTTCAGCTTGAACACAGGTGATGAGAAACTTGTATTACTAACCAGggttatatgatatatatgtacTTTATAATTGTATTCTTCTAGTAAAAGTTTATTTTTGAGATGCACCATCCTTGAAGTGCCCACTGAAAATGCAGAGCTTTGTGATAACAGAAACAGAGATCAAGTGGGAAagaaatcaagtgataacatgaTCATCTAATCACTTTTCTGTAGGAAAAATCCAAATATTATGCTCTTTagcaaaatgaatttttcatgCCAACGCGAATGTTTGCTTTATTCGTTCTTTTGGAGAATTGATTCTCCATATCACTGATGGAATATCGGTTAGGTTCAAAATGGTTCCTACCATTTATGAAGGTAATAGACATCAGAAAAACCACAAAGAAGGGAGTACTTATGAGGTTTCAAGTGCGTAAGGGGTTGAATTGGCTCACAGTTGCTTCATCAAAGTGCTTCCTCATTTCCCTTTCTAGGATCATCATGAGCCTTGTAGTAAACAAATGAGCAGTATGTTAAAAAGCATGGTGGAGTGTTCACTTGCTATGTGCAGACCAGGGAGAGCGTTGCCAATTCATAAGCTTCATTTGGTTTATAATCTTAACTTAACCGCCTTCAGGTATTAGTAGCATTTAATCACCATTGTCAACCTTATGCTTCTGAGAGATCACTATTAAAGACGATTCCTGAGATGGAAAAAAAAACACTTTAATCAATTACGCTAAGGACATAAAATTGGGCAAGTCAGGATGTGGTTATTATCTCTTGGAGAATGTTTTGAGTGAATGGCATTCTTGTAGCTACTTGGGTAAGCAATATCAAGTAGATTCTTGAGATAAAAAATAACACAAACAAGAAATCAATTATGATTTCTATTTTTGTTCTCACTCTAATGCTGACACAAAAGTGGGCAAGTTTTGAATAACATgagtttttttgttttgttttgttttgttttgagtTTATTTACCTTAGTCCCAGCAATTATGGTATCGTTATGAGGATGAATTGCACAAGCTAGAATGTTTTCTGATACAGGAATATATTTGTTTTCTGGAATTCTACTGCAGTCTGGAGAATTGCTCCTTGATTCCGGACtagcaataaaaaaaaatacaaataagaatTTGTCAGAAAATCAGCATTACATGCCTTTTCGAGTTGTCGTAAAAAGATTTAGGTGCAAGTGAAATTTTGCGAGGGATTTTAGAGCCCATCTTCATTTTATGAGCAGATCTCctaagaatatataaataaataaacaatagaGCTCACTCGAAATCCACATGGCATGCTGAGTGTTTGCCTGGAAAGAAGTCAAGCAGATACAATCCTTTATCTGCAACAGACCCAACTGCATATGTCTGAAGACAAGATAATTGTTATGGACAAGTTAACTGTTGTCTTGTGGTTGTatccaagaaaaaaaatctaattttaatcaACCAACAATGCACAAATGAtgtttttaatcaactcctaacaaTGATTTGCATGGGATTGGAGCAGTACATCTTGTGTAAATGGTGTTAGATTCAATGTAATGAGAAAACATACCGAGAATGTTGGGAACCAAGACGGTCTTcttataattgactttgttgatATAACTGTTCCATCCCTGCTTGAATAATAGAAATATCAGAATGTCATACAAGGGAAAAACGCAAATAAAACCTCTAAATTGCATGGGCACAAGTTTAAAAACTAACAACACAGCAGGTGGACTGTGCACATGTGTCACCACAAGATCGCTAAGATCCAGAACCCCAGACCTGTAAGAAATCATAGAGTATATTAGAAAATTCAAGCCTTGCGTGTAACAGCTTGATTGGACTATCTGTAACCAACCGAAGAATTTGTTCAGATAAATCACTCAACCAAAAACAATGGCCTTTTCCTTATGTGTAACACAGAAAACAAGGGAAGACGTTGCAAATTCCAAGAGCTGAACAAAACGCTACTATTTAAACCAATGTGAATTACCAGCCATCAACCAGATGGAAAGCTAACTGCCTGGAACAAGATGGATTGATGCTGATGCTGTGGATTTCTTTTGGAAGAATGTCTGTCTGTGCCTGAAAGTTAACAAAATATTTTCACTCTGAATACATTTAAAACTGGATGCACGGGTTGAATTGAACTGAAGGATTCAACATGATGGAATATGTTGCAACAAGGACTATACTTGAAAAATAGTTAGATGAATTAAAGGTTACTATATGATATCTAAACATGTAGAGACTAGAGAGCTGTGCACAGTCATGTCTTCCACATATGACAAGTTTACAAATAATATTTCAATTCGCAGTGTTAACATCAATATCCAAAATTGTTGGAATAGTAGCTATTAAATAGGACAGATGAGCATAAATCATTTTGTTATTGTACCTTCAAAGATGAGATTTTCTCCAGCTCAGACGATAACTTTATGGATATTGAAGGGTAAAGAGACCTCTGGAAAAGGTTCAATGAGATAATATTATGATGATATAGAGAAACTGGGAAACAAAGACTTATCTAGAAATATAAATGAGTCCCACTTGAAAAACCATGAATTTCTATTGTTTGCATATTTTCTTTACTATTAATAACCAACATTTCATAGTACAAAAAAGTTATATTTGAGTTATCCAAGCaggaaatattttgatatattgcAGACAATTTTCACTTAAACCACTAGGGACCTATTTACCAAAGGGGTGGTTGGGGTTAGAAAATTTGATAGCATCAACCATTGGTGGTTATCAATTAATTGGGACTATTTTCAGCCACATTTGACATCAGAACATTCATATGAATATAGAACCATTTGGATATatttgaaaagttttattttttgattgAATGAAAAGGATATTTTTGGAAAGAGAGATATATGAATATATAAACAGGAGTGTGTTAGAGAGGCTATaatgtgaaaaatattttttggtAGATAAGTTACATGCCCATGTTAACTGTGAAGAACAAAAATTCAGTATTAACAAGGTACTGATGACAACTTGATTCGTAGAAGAGATTTCTATATATTTGCTTCTCACCtgattgtgactttgaaaagcaTGAGATGACTGTCCTCCGCGAATATCCCAAGAGTGAATAAATCCACATTTGTCTGCCCCTAATACAACCTAAATATAGAAGGATTTACTCATCAAGAAATTAGAAATAGCAAAACAGAACCGCAAGAAGTAAAATAGAATAATTTAGGACAAACTACAGTTGCATTTATGATACAAACCTGATCTTGGTATAGTGCAATGCTATTAAGTTCTCTTCGTGAATTAGTTGTAAGCGTGAGGCATGGATGATTGGACAATCGTGTATCCCAAACATAAACATTGCCATCTAAACCAGAAGCAAACAATCTACAAGAGGAAATTTATAAAGCAAAATAATCACACCAATAATCAACAATAGTGAAGCATTATAATGTTAATTCTATAACACAAAAAGAAATTTGTCTCAGATTCATTGGAAATATATGATTTATACTAGCAAGATTTGAACACTAGGGCTCCTACTTTGATATGATGTAAGCTATTAATAATGTTAATTCTACTAAAAACACAAAGAAATTTAGCTCAACGTAATTGAAAATATATGGTTTCTACTAGCAAGATTTGAGCAATAGGGCTCCAACTTTGGTATGATGTTAGAGCAAGGAAAAACCTCAATCCATCTTAAAGTGACTAATCACTCGGGGAGATTCCAAGGATGTCAGCACTTGGTCATGTGGGACTAGAAGGTGGAGCGTCATTAATGCCAAATTGCCAATGAATGTCAGTATCCTCAATAAGAAAAGAGATCTTCGAATTGAAAGAGGTTAGATGAAATATCCCCAAACTCCAAGAAGTTGCATAATTCATTCAATTAAATAATACAAATGACTCAAATGTTATAAGTATCTTATTAAAGGTATAGAAACACTTCTCGGTGTTAGTAAATGTACATCCTCAAACAAGTTGAAAGCATGGTGTTAGAATTAATACTTTAATCTCAGGTTAGTTATGACAATTGAAAGTTGAACTTATAGGTACATTTTTTTTCCCAAGTTGAACTTAGTAAAAGCTTGAGCTCAGTTAAAGCTAGGACATAGGCAAAGAATTTTAATAACAAGCttgaacaataaaaaaaaactcggtaaataaataaaaaataaaaaattgagttTATCTATTTCTTGGCAAGCAAGCTTGAATAAAACAAGCTCAGGTTGGCTCCTTTATAACCCTACCCTCCTCTATGCTTTGTCTTTCCCTCATCTTCACAACTGTTTTTCCCCATCATCACATTGTCACTCTCATCTCACTCTGTTAGAGTTAGGGGCGGTAAAGATGATACACCCTATTTACATGGCATAGCCCAATCTTCAAATTTGTGTTTGGACACAAGTCAGAGTGTTAGTGTTAGACTGGTCGAGTGATAAATGGACTAAAATTAAACTAGACATGCTCAGGTTTCATAAATGGAGCCACTATAAATATAGGTTGTGTGACATAATCCGACTTATATGTCTAACCTGTTGACTAAATGGCTTACATCGGGACGACACATTTAGAATCATTTTATATTCATTTGACAACTATTAACGTAAAATAAACAGGTTGCATTCAGTTAGAAGTAAACATGTCTCAAGTCAGGCCAATAAGACATGGCAGATTTATCATCCATTGACAATGAATTGTGACTCCTGATTAGTGTGCCATCACCCTCTCCCTCCACCATTCTCAGCCCTCCAACTTCAGCACAAAGCATTGTGCAGTCAAAATCTCTCAACAGTAGCAAAGTATTGCATTTTCTTTATCTTCAGTAAGTTTCTTATCAGTCTTATTTTCCTAGTTTGTGCAACAAATTAGACTTTGATCCATATCTAGGCTTTGCTTGAGGGAGAATGTTTAGATATAAAGGTTTGGACCACATGGGGTATTATATCATCAGGAATTGTGTAGGATAATATAGATATAATGTTCTCTCTAATAATGAATATGACTGACATATCCCTTTTAACTCATGGAATTGGTAAAAATGGGAATATAATGCACAAATGTTATGAAACCAATATATTCTCAATTGACCTCATATCAAACACAAATATTCCAAACGAGTAAATTTCAGTTTTGGTGCACTTTTTTACTAGCTATGTAACCTTGACTTGTCATCCGAAGCAAATAATACTTCAGATAATCCATTGGCGTGCTCCATAGTGTGGTCCTTCTGGCTGCATAGTACCTAGATtttttatgaaagaaaaaaaaggattAGAGTGGGCAAGGCAACAAGCAAGCATTGAGATTATTAGAATATAATGATGACTTGCAGCAACACTTCCAAATATCTTGTTGATAACATCCATGAAAATTTTCACAGATTAAATAAATCAAAGGAATTTGTCTTCCGAAAACTCTTGTATATGGATCATTTTAACCAGATTGAAAATTTGAAGTAAAATGTGAAATATCAAACACTTACAAACATACATATTAGGTAATACATTAGCTGCATATCCAGAGGACTTACTTGTGCTTCTTTGGATGAGAAATGAAAGATATTGATAAGACAAATGTGATGGTTTTCTCTAGTAGCACAAGCTAcctaaagaagaaaaacaaatagTTAgcacaagcaaccataaaaaggCACTAAGAAGCATGTTAAACCATTAGCCATTGAAGTAGTAGTTAGTTTATTTCTATTAATCATATATTACTGTGTGACTGCATGTCAAATATCAATGCTGAAAAAGGATCCAGAAGTCTACTCGTATAGATAAAGGACTGGGGAAGATCATTTGCCTCACATCTGTAGATAGGAATATTTGGGTGAAAATATTTGATCAGCAGCACATAAAGAAGCAACTTATCATGACAAAAGGTTTACCCTATAAAACATAGAaccagaaagaaagaaagaaagtacAAAAAAACAAGCTAGCCTACATCATAGATGAGCAGTAGACAAACCCACAAATACCTTTTCATATGAGTATATTATGCATAATCACTCCATCGTCACTTGTATATAGAATGAAAATTCATCGGGTAATATTCAAAGGAACATTACACAATCTCTGGCAAGGCAAAAGACTTTCTTGAGCGACAAAAAGAA is from Zingiber officinale cultivar Zhangliang chromosome 7B, Zo_v1.1, whole genome shotgun sequence and encodes:
- the LOC122006370 gene encoding FT-interacting protein 1-like; this encodes MANQQNQPGRGDEYKLKDTSPNLGERWPHQRSSGWFGMVTGDKLTSTYDLVEQMYYLYARVVKAKDLPPNPVTGSLDPYVEVKLGNYKGTTRHFDKRTNPEWNHVFAFSKEHVQSTALEVFVRDREMVGRDDIIGRVVFDLNEVPTRVPPDSPLAPQWYRLEDQRGESKVRGEVMVAVWMGTQADEAFPEAWHSDAASVQGEGVVNIRSKVYVSPKLWYLRVNVIEAQDVAPNEKGRLPEAFIKAQVGNQVLKTKVCAAKTTNPTWNEDLVFVAAEPFEEHLVLTVEDRVSPTKDELLGRLVLPMTLFERRLDHRPVHSRWFNMERFGLAVLEGGETRKELKFSSRVHLRVCLEGAYHVMDESTMYISDIRPTARQLWKQPVGVLEVGILSAQGLTPMKSKDGRGTTDAYCVAKYSQKWVRTRTVIDSFNPKWNEQYTWEVYDPCTVITFAVFDNCHVGEKPAPATAKDTRIGKVRIRLSTLEMDRIYTHTHPLVVLQPSGVKKMGELHLAVRFTCLSIVGVIYLYMHPLLPKMHYIHPFTITQVDSLRYQAMSIVAARLGRAEPPLRKEAVEYMLDVDSHMWSMRRSKANFFRIMSLLSGTIGVFRWLEEVRRWRNPVTTLLVHVLFVILICYPELILPTVFLYMFLIGVWNFRWRPRHPAHMDAKLSWAEAIHPDELDEEFDTFPTSKPHDVVRMRYDRLRSVAGRIQTVVGDVATQGERLQSLLSWRDPRATALFVVFCLVAALALYMTPFQVVALLAGFYALRHPRFRSKLPSAPSNFFKRLPSRIDSML
- the LOC122006372 gene encoding uncharacterized protein LOC122006372 yields the protein MEKYFGPCTRLPEARFTRRWTRMTTEIKGKMPLSFRRDASILFHDSLAELGVFEHDYIFQPQKCASALALVDDPANSSTSFSRKGISGLDFDTEGIYLASITKAGCLIVHEFETLYCEIYGPKSSQLVNGTKEFIHISVGQALDSVRWNPINQDEVACATRENHHICLINIFHFSSKEAQVLCSQKDHTMEHANGLSEVLFASDDKSRLFASGLDGNVYVWDTRLSNHPCLTLTTNSRRELNSIALYQDQVVLGADKCGFIHSWDIRGGQSSHAFQSHNQRSLYPSISIKLSSELEKISSLKAQTDILPKEIHSISINPSCSRQLAFHLVDGWSGVLDLSDLVVTHVHSPPAVLDGTVISTKSIIRRPSWFPTFSTYAVGSVADKGLYLLDFFPGKHSACHVDFDPESRSNSPDCSRIPENKYIPVSENILACAIHPHNDTIIAGTKESSLIVISQKHKVDNGD